TGGTCACCGGAAGCGGTGATCGAGAGCTCCGAAAAGTCTCGCAGAGACGCCTCGGCAGCTTCAAAAAGGTCTGCGAAAAGCGCTTGCTAAAGCAGATCGGATGTGTAGAATACGCATCCCGCAGTTAGGGCCTGGCGCTCAACTGAGTTGTTTAAAAATTCGATCAAGCAATATGTGTGGGTGCTTACGGAGTGATGAATCGATACATCTAGCTTCGGCTAGAAAACGATTTATCGGAAGTAAGTAACTCATGTCAATGAATTACGTAATGAGGATCTTCGGATCCGAGTTTAATTCCGAGCAAGATTAAGTCCTGGCTGGCCATCGAAGTTTGATGGCGTGAGCAGTTGGGCGACTCTTTAAACTGAAGAGTTTGATCATGGCTCAGATTGAACGCTGGCGGCAGGCCTAACACATGCAAGTCGAGCGTGAAAGTTCCTTCGGGGACGAGTAGAGCGGCGGACGGGTGAGTAATGCATAGGGATCTGCCCAGTAGTGGGGGATAGCCCGGGGAAACCCGGATTAATACCGCATACGTCCTACGGGAGAAAGCAGGGGATCTTCGGACCTTGCGCTATTGGATGAACCTATGTCGGATTAGCTTGTTGGTGAGGTAATGGCTCACCAAGGCAACGATCCGTAGCTGGTCTGAGAGGATGATCAGCCACACTGGGACTGAGACACGGCCCAGACTCCTACGGGAGGCAGCAGTGGGGAATATTGGACAATGGGGGCAACCCTGATCCAGCCATGCCGCGTGTGTGAAGAAGGCCTTCGGGTTGTAAAGCACTTTCAGCAGGGAGGAAGGCTTGTAGGTTAATACCCTGCAAGATTGACGTTACCTGTAGAAGAAGCACCGGCTAACTCCGTGCCAGCAGCCGCGGTAATACGGAGGGTGCGAGCGTTAATCGGAATTACTGGGCGTAAAGCGCGCGTAGGCGGTTAGTTAAGCTGGATGTGAAAGCCCCGGGCTCAACCTGGGAACTGCATTCAGAACTGGCTGGCTAGAGTACGAGAGAGGGTAGTGGAATTTCCTGTGTAGCGGTGAAATGCGTAGATATAGGAAGGAACATCAGTGGCGAAGGCGACTGCCTGGCTCGATACTGACGCTGAGGTGCGAAAGCGTGGGGAGCAAACAGGATTAGATACCCTGGTAGTCCACGCCGTAAACGATGTCTACTAGTCGTAGGGTCCCTTGAGGACTTTGTGACGCAGCTAACGCAATAAGTAGACCGCCTGGGGAGTACGGCCGCAAGGTTAAAACTCAAATGAATTGACGGGGGCCCGCACAAGCGGTGGAGCATGTGGTTTAATTCGAAGCAACGCGAAGAACCTTACCAGGGCTTGACATCCAGCGAACTTTCCAGAGATGGATTGGTGCCTTCGGGAACGCTGTGACAGGTGCTGCATGGCTGTCGTCAGCTCGTGTCGTGAGATGTTGGGTTAAGTCCCGTAACGAGCGCAACCCTTGTCCTTAGTTGCTAGCAGGTAATGCTGAGAACTCTAGGGAGACTGCCGGTGACAAACCGGAGGAAGGTGGGGACGACGTCAAGTCATCATGGCCCTTACGTCCTGGGCTACACACGTGCTACAATGGTTGGTACAGACGGTCGCTAAGCCGCGAGGTGGAGCTAATCCGAGAAAACCAATCGTAGTCCGGATCGGAGTCTGCAACTCGACTCCGTGAAGTCGGAATCGCTAGTAATCGTGAATCAGAATGTCACGGTGAATACGTTCCCGGGCCTTGTACACACCGCCCGTCACACCATGGGAGTGGGTTGCTCCAGAAGTGGCTAGTCTAACCTTCGGGGGGACGGTCACCACGGAGTGATTCATGACTGGGGTGAAGTCGTAACAAGGTAGCCCTAGGGGAACCTGGGGCTGGATCACCTCCTTAAACGATTATCGTGATTCGCTTCGTAAGTGCTCACACATATTGCTTGATCGGACTGATGATGTTGATGTCAGTGATGCCCGTTGGGCGGGTCTAGTGTCCGAACAGGGCATTAAACGCAGAAAGTTTTTCGCAAGAAAGACAATCAAGTTTAAAGGCCTGTAGCTCAGCTGGTTAGAGCGCACCCCTGATAAGGGTGAGGTCGGCAGTTCAAGTCTGCCCAGGCCTACCAAATTTCCACGACTCGGCGCTTTCAAATCTCTTGCATAGCAGGCTATGCGGCGAGCTTTGAAAACACCAATTCGTGAAAATTACATTTCCTTTTAGAAATGCTTATCGAAATGGGGCTATAGCTCAGCTGGGAGAGCGCCTGCCTTGCACGCAGGAGGTCAGCGGTTCGATCCCGCTTAGCTCCACCATTTCCTGACACCACATTAGAAGTCAGAAAACTGGATTCTGTAGTATCTCGATGTTTGAGAATAAGAGTTCAGCTTTCTGATTTTTACATCAGATGTTCTTTAACAAGGTAAAACAATTTGTAGTAATACACTGCAAGGCGAGGTTGAGTACTTAACAAATACTCAACATCAATAATGTGTGTCTCTCAAGCACACAATCCGGTGTTTGAATGCTTGGTCGCATTCAAATGCATAGTCGTTAGTAGTCGTTTGTGTTGTATGGTCAAGCGACTAAGCGTATACGGTGGATGCCTTGGCAGCTGGAGGCGATGAAGGACGTAGGAGCCTGCGAAAAGTCTAGGGGAGCTGGCACACAAGCTTTGATCCTGGAATGTCCGAATGGGGAAACCCACCTGTTTACAGGTATCGCATAGTGAATACATAGCTATGCGAGGCGAACCCGGGGAACTGAAACATCTAAGTACCCGGAGGAAAAGAAATCAACCGAGATTCCCTGAGTAGCGGCGAGCGAAAGGGGATTAGCCCTTAAGCTATTTATGTCTTAGTGGAAGGATCTGGAAAGTTCCGCGATACAGGGTGATAGCCCCGTACACGAAAAGGCACATTTAGTGAAATCGAGTAGGTCGGGACACGTGTTATCTTGACTGAATATGGGGGGACCATCCTCCAAGGCTAAATACTCCCAGCTGACCGATAGTGAACCAGTACCGTGAGGGAAAGGCGAAAAGAACCCCGGAGAGGGGAGTGAAATAGAACCTGAAACCGTATACGTACAAGCAGTAGGAGCCCTTCGGGGTGACTGCGTACCTTTTGTATAATGGGTCAGCGACTTATTGTCTGTAGCAAGGTTAACCGCATAGGGGAGCCGTAGAGAAATCGAGTCTTAATAGGGCGTTCAGTTGCAGGCAATAGACCCGAAACCCGGCGATCTATCCATGGGCAGGTTGAAGATTGAGTAACATCAATTGGAGGACCGAACTCACTAACGTTGAAAAGTTAGGAGATGACCTGTGGATCGGAGTGAAAGGCTAATCAAGCCGGGAGATAGCTGGTTCTCCTCGAAAGCTATTTAGGTAGCGCCTCGCGTCTCACCCTCGGGGGTAGAGCACTGTTTGGGCTAGGGGGTCATCCCGACTTACCAACCCCATGCAAACTCCGAATACCGAGGAGTGCAATCGCGGGAGACACACGGCGGGTGCTAACGTCCGTCGTGGAAAGGGAAACAACCCAGACCGCCAGCTAAGGTCCCAAATACCAGTTAAGTGGGAAACGATGTGGGAAGGCCCAGACAGCTAGGAGGTTGGCTTAGAAGCAGCCATCCTTTAAAGAAAGCGTAATAGCTCACTAGTCGAGTCGGCCCGCGCGGAAGATATACCGGGGCTCAAACTGGTAACCGAAGCTGCGGATGCTCTTAGGAGCATGGTAGAGGAGCGTTGTGTAAGCCGTTGAAGGTGGATCGGGAGGTCTGCTGGAGGTATCACAAGTGCGAATGCTGACATGAGTAACGACAAGGGAGGTGAAAAACCTCCCCGCCGGAAGACCAAGGGTTCCTGTCCAACGCTAATCGGGACAGGGTTAGTCGGCCCCTAAGGCGAGGGCGAAGGCCGTAGTCGATGGGAAACAGGTTAACATTCCTGTACTTGCAATTGCTGCGATGGAGTGACGGAGAAGGCTAGGCCAGCATGGCGATTGGTTGTCCATGTTTAAGGCTGTAGGCTGGGGACTTAGGCAAATCCGGGTCCCTAAGGCTGAGAGCTGACGACGAAGCCTACTTCGGTAGGTGAAGTGGTTGATGCCCTGCTTCCAGGAAAAACTTCTAAGCTTCAGGCAATTGCGAACCGTACTCTAAACCGACACAGGTGGTCAGGTAGAGAATACCAAGGCGCTTGAGAGAACTCTGGTGAAGGAACTAGGCAAAATGGTACCGTAACTTCGGGAGAAGGTACGCCGGTTTTGGTGATGGGACTTGCTCCCTAAGCTGAGGCCGGTCGAAGTGACCAGGTGGCTGCGACTGTTTATTAAAAACATAGCACTCTGCAAACACGTAAGTGGACGTATAGGGTGTGACGCCTGCCCGGTGCCGGAAGGTTAATTGATGGGGTTAGCTTCGGCGAAGCTCTTGATCGAAGCCCCGGTAAACGGCGGCCGTAACTATAACGGTCCTAAGGTAGCGAAATTCCTTGTCGGGTAAGTTCCGACCTGCACGAATGGCGTAACGATGGCCACGCTGTCTCCACCAGAGACTCAGTGAAATTGAAATCGCTGTTAAGATGCAGTGTACCCGCGGCTAGACGGAAAGACCCCGTGAACCTTTACTACAGCTTTGCACTGAACTTTGAGCCTACTTGTGTAGGATAGGTGGGAGGCTTTGAAACTGTGACGCTAGTTGCAGTGGAGCCGTCCTTGAAATACCACCCTGGTATGTTTGAGGTTCTAACCCAGGTCCGTAATCCGGATCGGGGACAGTGTATGGTGGGTAGTTTGACTGGGGCGGTCTCCTCCCAAAGAGTAACGGAGGAGTACGAAGGTGCACTCAGCATGGTCGGAAATCATGCAATGAGCATAATGGTATAAGTGCGCTTGACTGCGAGACAGACATGTCGAGCAGGTACGAAAGTAGGTCATAGTGATCCGGTGGTTCTGTATGGAAGGGCCATCGCTCAACGGATAAAAGGTACTCCGGGGATAACAGGCTGATACCGCCCAAGAGTTCACATCGACGGCGGTGTTTGGCACCTCGATGTCGGCTCATCACATCCTGGGGCTGAAGCCGGTCCCAAGGGTATGGCTGTTCGCCATTTAAAGTGGTACGCGAGCTGGGTTTAGAACGTCGTGAGACAGTTCGGTCCCTATCTGCCGTGGGCGTTGGAGATTTGAGAAGAGTTGCTCCTAGTACGAGAGGACCGGAGTGAACGAACCTCTGGTGTTCGGGTTGTCACGCCAGTGGCATTGCCCGGTAGCTATGTTCGGACGGGATAACCGCTGAAAGCATCTAAGCGGGAAGCCTCCTTCAAGATGAGATCTCCCTGGGACTTCGAGTCCCCTAAAGGGCCCTGGAAGACTACCAGGTTGATAGGCTGGGTGTGGAAGCGTTGTGAGGCGTTGAGCTAACCAGTACTAATTGCCCGTGCGGCTTGACCATACAACAGAGATGGTTACTAACGATTACTGATCAGGAAAGTGATCAGGGATTGTGAGCAAGAAGAGACATACGTTCTTGCGGTGTATTACTACAGATTGTTTTACCGACTTATTTGGGGTTACCGTTGATCGAGAGATCATGCAAACGGCGGTAACAGGCAGCGCCGGGCAACACATTGCCCATAAGACCACGCCAACCCAAGCCAGTTTGCCTGACGACCATAGAGTTGTGGAACCACCTGATCCCTTGCCGAACTCAGAAGTGAAACGCAACATCGCCGATGGTAGTGTGGTGTTTCGCCATGTGAGAGTAGGTCATCGTCAGGCTTCTATTGCAAAAGCCCTGATCGCTAACGCGGTCAGGGCTTTTTTTATTTACGAAATTTAACCACGACCTGCTGCCTAGCATCATGAGAGTAGGGTGAGGAACGGTTGCCACAGGCAACGCAAAGCATGCTTTGCGAGTGACGAACGCCTCGCCACGGATGGCGAGGCATGGGCAAGAGCGAACGCGCTAAAGCCGCGCCACGGACGGCGACTCAAATGCCCGCAATCACTGCATCCAGCCCTATAAATAAAAGAAAGGGCCACCCAATCGGGTGGCCCTTTTTACTTCCTCACCTGCCGATGGACTCCTACAAAATATCAGCGTCCTGCAGAAGCCGCGGGATAAACCGCAAAGGTAAAGTTACCTGCGCGCTCGCGCAGGTTTTCGAGCTTGCGGTTTTCCTTACCGTGCAGGAAGGATTGGACCTTTTGCAGGCACGGGAAGCGGGTAATCAGCACAGTCTGGTCACTGGCCTCGTTGTCCGCGATGATGCCCCATGAGTTGGTGTCATTGAGCAGGCGGCCGTGGTAGTCCTGCTCGCGCACGCTGTGTGCGAGCGCCTGCTGGTACTCGGTCAGCGCGGCGGGATCCCTCGGTACGCCGGTGTAGACCAGGTAAGCGGGGAGATCACACTCGTCCGAATGGTAGAGCGCATCGCTATCGGCGACGTTGACGTAGACACAACCGGAGAGAGCAACGGCGCTGAGCATGGCGCA
This region of Microbulbifer sp. SAOS-129_SWC genomic DNA includes:
- a CDS encoding DUF1330 domain-containing protein; amino-acid sequence: MWKPVCAMLSAVALSGCVYVNVADSDALYHSDECDLPAYLVYTGVPRDPAALTEYQQALAHSVREQDYHGRLLNDTNSWGIIADNEASDQTVLITRFPCLQKVQSFLHGKENRKLENLRERAGNFTFAVYPAASAGR